A stretch of DNA from Micromonospora peucetia:
GTCGTCGATGCCACCAACGTCGGTCACCATGCAGGCGCTGTACTTCTTGCTGTCGCCACTGCCGGCCTTGTTGTCGTCCTCGGGAGCCTCACCACACGCGGCGGCGCCCAGCACGAGCCCACCGACCGCGAAGACGGAGGCAATCCGCATCCCACGCACAGAGCGCAAGACGTCTCCTTCCCAATTGCACACCGCGTCCTGCACGGTGGCAGCCCTTTTGAGCCGGCCTGCACTGCGCCGCCGGCGTCCCACGTTACGGACGGGAGCGTACGCCCGCGCCCACCCACCGGCCGACAATCGTGCACGACTGTTGAGTGCCTGTTACCCCTACGTAACCCTTAGGTGGGGCAGATCACTCAAAGTGCTGGTAAGTGTGCGGCGGGGCACCGCGAAACGTCCGGTTCTGTGCGTCGCCCCCTGCCGGTGACGTTACCGCCAGAAAACCGCCACCGCCGCGTTGACCAGGGTCAACCCGACGATTGCCAGGAAGTGCCCGCGGTTGACCGCGTCGCGCTTCCGGGAAAAGAAGACCATGACGAAGATCAGTATGGCGAGCACCAACTTGGTAACAAGTTTCGCGGGGTCCGGCTCGTTGCCGTCGCGCAGCGGCGCGGAGAGGCCGATCCCGGTCAGCAACATGATCACGGCCCCCCAGAGCATGGCCGGGTTGATCCGCAGCTTTCCGCTGATGTACTGGACGATCGCGCCGCCGAGCAGCAGGGCGAACCCGATCAGATGGACGTAGCGCAATATCAGTCTCAAGGCTTCCACGCGCACCATCCTCCCCCACCAACGACGGATCGTAGTAGTGGGGCGGCTCAGCGCGTGTCGGCCGCCGTCCGGGCACCGGCCGGGCGGGACACCTCGGCACCGGCTGGACCGGTCGGGTGGGGCGCCCCGGCACCGGCTGCACCGACCTGGTCAGGCGCCCCGGCACTGGCCGGGCCGCGCGCCACCAGCACCAGCACGAGGCCGACCAGCGCGTACCCGGCCAGGACGGCAAGGGGCTGACCGGCGCCGGCACCGTCGAAGAAGGTCACCGAGCGGAGCAGGGTGCCGCCAGCGCCCACGGGCAGGAACTGGCCTACGGCACCCCACGGCTGCGGCAGCAGCTCGGGGGCCGCGCCGACCGCCGAGATCGGATTGCCGACCAGGAAGACCAGCAGCGCGCCCAGGCCGATGCCCGGCCGGCCGAGCACCGCTCCGAAGCCGGCCACCGTGGCTGCGCCGGCCAACGCGAAGATCCCGACCGCCGCAGCCTCGGCGAACGGGTTGCCGTCGAGCACGCCGAGCCAGCCGTGCAGCACGATCGCGCCGACTCCCCCGGCGAGGGCACCGAACGCCACCAGGCCGAGCAGCCGGGCGACCCGGCTCGCGACCAGCAGGATGAGCAGCGCGCCGGCCGCCATGGCCGCCATCGCGAACGGCAGGAAGCCGGCGGCGAATCCGACGCCCCGGGGATCGTCGGGGGCGGCCGGAACCACCTCGACCACTGGCACCGGGCGGCCGGTGCCGGCGGAGAGTTGGGCCGCCGCCTCGGTGAGGAGCGCCGCGACCGTCGGGCTGGCCGCCGCCGCGGTGTGTAGGGCGACCCCCGCCGGACCGATGACGAAGGCCCCGTACACCTGCCGGTCGCGCAACGCCCGGTCGGCGGTCGCGGCGTCCGGCAGCGTGGTCACCTCGAACGCGCCCGGCCGCGCGGCGGCGAGCCGGCCGGCCAGTTCGTCGGCGGCGGGCGCCGGGCCCGCGACGGCAACGGGCAGGTCACGCGGCGCCAGGTTGGCCGCCGGAGCCGCGAAAAGGGGTACGAGCAGCGCCATCAGGACCGCCGCCAGCGCGGCGATTCCGAGGGCGGTCGGCAGGGGCCGTCGGATGCGGTTCAGCATCGGTCCACTCCTAAAACGAACATTCATTCTTTTAAAAACCAGGTTCCCCCTCGCTTGCATCACTGTCAAGAACGAACGTTCGATTTACGATGCATCCCGTGCCACGCGTCTCGCCGGAACACCTCGCCGCCCGCCGCCTCCAGATCGTCGACGCGGCCCGCAGATGCTTCCTGCGCGAGGGCTTCCACCGCACGACGATGCAGGACGTGATCGCCGAGGCCGGCCTCTCGGTGGGCGCCGTCTACCGCTACTTCCCGAGCAAGGCGGATCTGATCAGCGCGATCGCCGAGGAAGCGGTCGGCGGAGCCGAGGTGGTCCTCGACGAACTGCTCCACCGGGAGCCGCCGCTGCCCCTGGTCGAGGTGCTCGACCGCGCGCTGGCGTACGTGGAGACCCAGACCGGCGACGACGGCGCCCTGCGGATCGCGGTCCAGGTCTGGGGCGAGGCACAGCGGGACCCGGTGCTGGCCGAACTGGTCGCCGCCAAGTACGACAGCTTCCGCCGTCACTTCGAGGCGCTCGTCCGACGCGCCCAGGGCATTGGCGAGGTGCCCGCCGACGCCGACCCGGAAGCCGTCGCCGCCGCACTGTTCGGCCTGGTCCCCGGTTGGTTCCTCCAGCGCCTGCTCACCGGCCGCCCGGACCGCGCCACCTACCTGGCCGGCGTCCGCACCCTCCTCGCCCGCTGACCCCGCCCCGCCCTCCCCGCCCTCCCCACCCCTCCCCGCCCGAGCCTCCGAGCTCCGAGCCTCGGCGATCTTGCACTTTGTGCCCTTGGTTTGCGACATATGTCCCTGTTGCCCGGGCCGCAAGTGCAAGATCGCGGGAAGGGGAGGGGGAGGGGGAGGGGAAGGGGAAGGGGAAGGGGAAGGGGGCGGGCGGGACGAGGCGGGAGGGCGGGGGCGGGGGCGGGGGCGGGGGCGGGGGCGGGGGCGGGGGCGGGGCGGGGTGGGGTGGGAGTTAGGGGAGGCGCCAGGCCTGGAAGGTGGGGCCGTCGGGCGGGAGGGTGATCGTGCCGTCCGCGTCGGGGCGTAGGGCCGGGGCACCGCCGTGGAGGTTCTCCGCCGGCCGCAGCCCGGTCAGGCGGATCGGGGCACCGGCGGCGCGGCGGGCCAGCACCAGTACCGCGCCGGTCGGGGCCTCGCGCAGGAAGACCAGGGTGTCCGCGTCGGCGTGCAGCCAGCGCAGGCCACCGTGGCGCAGCGCGGGCTCGGCCCGGCGCAACGCGACCAGCGCCCGGTAGTTGGCGAACGTCGAGGTGTCCCAGCTCTCCGGCCGGTGCCACGGCATCGGGGTACGCGAGCCCTCGCCGTTGCTGCCGGTCAGGCCCAACTCGTCGCCCGCGTAGATCATCGGGGTGCCGGGCATGGTGGCGAGCAGACCGGCGGCGACCTCCTGCCGCGCGGCGTCGCCGACCACCGTCCTGATCCGGGCGGAGTCGTGCGAGCCGAGCAACTGCCACGAGTGGGTGTACGACCGCCAGGAGATCAGTGAGCGGTAGGCGTTCATGGTGGCGAGCACCGCGTCCGCGTCCCGCCGCACCACTCCGCCCGGGGTGCCGAGGAAGTTCGGCACGGGCTGGTCGCCGTGCCGCAGCCAGGACCAGACCGGGTCGGTGAAGCCGACGTAGTTCATCGTGCCGTGCCAGCCGTCGCGGTCCAGGTCGCCGGTGTGGTCGTGGCCGTGCTCGGCCATCAGCAGCCCGTCGGCCCGGGTCCGGACGACCACCTCGCGCAACAGGGCTGCCACCTCGTGGGTGTACGCGTCGGCGCCCCGCCGCCCGGTCATGTTCGCGACGTCCACCCGCCAGCCGTCCAGCCCGTACGGCGGGCGCAGCCAGCGGCGCAGCAGCGAGTCGTCGGCGGTGGCGAAGCGCCGGCGAAGCTCGGCGCTGCCCCAGTTCAGCTTCGGCAGCGACCTGACCCCGTTCCAGGACTCGTAGTCGGCGGTCGCCTCGTCGAAGTAGTACAGCTCCCGCTCGGGCGCGGACCCGTCGGAGGCGGCCCGGGTGAACCACTCGTGCGCGTCGCCGGTGTGGTTGCTGGTGATGTCGCCGAGCAGCCGCCACCCCCGGGCCCGTACGGCGTCGGCGAGGCGGGCCAGCGCGGCGTCCCCGCCGAGCAGCGGATCGACGGTGTCGAAGCTGGCCGCGTCGTAGCGGTGGTTGGAGCGGGCCGGGAAGATCGGGGTCAGGTAGACGGTGTTCACGCCGAGGCGGTCCAGGTGGTCCAGCCGCTCGGTGACGCCGTCCAGGTCGCCGCCGTAGAACTGGCGGGGCGTCTCGGGGCCACGCCCGATCACCGGGGTGTCCCAGTCGCACGGGACGGCCCAGTCCGGCAGCTCGCGCCCGTCGGCGCCGGCGGAGCGGGCGAACCGGTCGGGGAAGATCTGGTAGATCACCGCGTCCCGGGCCCAGGCCGGCGGCGGGGCGTGGGTGACCAGCTTGAAGTCGCCGTTGTCGGGCACGTCGTGGGGCGCCACACCGGCGGCGTTCAGCCAACGGTGGCCACGGCTGCCGGTGAGCATGAACCGGTAGTTGCTGACCGGGTTGCGGGCCTCGACGGGGACCCGCCACCAGACGTCACCGCCGTCGGTGCGGTCGACGACCGCCTCGGTGAACCGGGGCTCGCCGTCGCCGGTGGTGCGCACGTGCACCTGCCGGACGCCGGCGCCGGCCGGCACCCGGACGAAGACGTCGATGGTCTCGCCGAGCGCGGGTTCCTGCTCGGGGACGTACAGGGCGGATCCGTCGTGGTGCGGCAACAGGGACATGGCGGTGCCTTTCGCGTCGGTCGGACGGGGAGAGAAAGGGGTCACCCGCCGCGGCCGGTCATCCGACCGCGGCGGTCGATCCGTGACTGCTCCGGTGTACGTCGGACGCCGACGCCCTTGCCGCAGCGAACGGGAGATCGGGTGGGGGATCAGGCGGCCGACGGAGCCGGCACGCTGACCCTGCCCTCCGCGGGAGGGCGGCCACCCATCCGATTCATCCCTTGACGGCTCCGGCGGTGAGGCCGGAGACGATGTAGCGCTGGACCATCTGGAAGACCAGCACCGTGGGGATCGCGGTGAGCAGGGTGCCCGCCGCGAAGATCCCGAAGTTGTTGTTGCGTTCACCGGCCACCAGGCCGAACATGCCGACCGCGAGGGTCTTCGACTCGCTGTTGGTCAGGAAGACGTTCGCCATCAGGAACTCGTTGATGGTGCCGATGAAGGCGAGCAGGCCGGTCACCGCCAGGATCGGCGCCACCAGCGGCAGCATGATCCGGAAGAAGACCTGGGCGTGCGTGGCGCCGTCCATGGTGGCCGACTCGTCCAGCTCCCGGGGAAGCGTGTCGAAGAAGCCCTTCATCAGCCAGGTGTTCACGCCCAACGCGCCGCCCAGGTAGAGCAGCAGCAGGCCCCACGGGGTGTTGAAGCCGATCGCCGGCCACAGGTCGGTGACCGTCGTGAAGATCAGGAAGATCGCCACGATCGCCAGGAACTGCGGGAACATCTGGATCAGCAGCAGCGAGAGCAGCCCGACCCGGCGCCCGGAGAAGCGCATCCGGGAGAAGGCGTACGCCGCCAGCGCCGACAGGAAGACCGACACGAACGCGGACACCCCGGCGATCAGCAGCGAGTTGAAGAACCACCACCCGAACGCCGTACGGTCGAACAGGTTCGTGAAGTTCTCCAGGGACGCCCCGGTCGGCAGCAGCTCCGTCGAGGAGAGCGTGCCGAGCGGGTTGATGGCGGCCGACAGCACGAACAGGATCGGGAAGAGACTGAACGCGACTGCCAGCACGGCGACCAGGTGACGCCAGCCGACCTGGGCGAACCACCGGTTGCGGCGCCGGCCCGTGTTGCGGTTGACGGCCGGGGTTGCGCCGGTCGCGCCGCCCGCGACCGGAGTGCCGCTGAGCGAGGTCACGAGTACACCTCCTCCTGCTTACGGGTGCGCCGGAAGCTCACCGCCGACACCACCGCGACGATGGTGAAGATGAAGATCGACACTGCGGCGGCCAGGCCGAACTGGGCGCCCTGCGCACCGAAGGCCAGCCGGTACGTGTACGTGATCAGCAGGTCCGTCGCCCCCGCCGTCGGGTTGTCCGCCGGGAAGGGACCGCCCTCGGTGGTCAGGTAGATCGCGTTGAAGTTGTTGAAGTTGTACGCGAACGACGCGATCAGCAGTGGGGAGAGCGCGACCAGCAGCAGCGGCAGGGTGACCGCCCGGAACGACTGCCACGGTGACGCGCCGTCGACCGAGGACGCCTCGGTCAGCTCCTTCGGGATGGCCTGGAGCGCGCCGGTGGCGACCAGGAACATGTACGGGTAGCCGAGCCAGAGCTGCACCAGGATCACCGCGATCCGGGCCGACCACTCCTGGCCGAACCAGTCCACCCCGAGCCCGAACAGGTTGTTGATCAGCCCGAAGTCGGTGTTGAACATGTCCCGCCAGACCAGCAGCATCGCGAACGACGGCATGGCGTACGGCAGGATCAGCAGGACCCGGTAGAGGTTGGTGCCGCGCATCCGGGGCGAGTGCAGCGCCAGGGCGATGAACATGCCCAGGATGAACGTGCCGCCGGTGGAGCCGACGGCGAAGGCGAAGTTCCACAGCAGCGTGCCGAAGAAGGGCCCGGAGATGGCCGGGTCGGTGAGCACCCGGGAGAAGTTCTTCAGCCCGACGGTGACCTTCCAGCCCTGGGCCAGCCGCTCGCCGTCGGCGGCGACGAAGGCGCCGGTCTCCTCGTCCGCCGTCCAGGTCCGGCCGGTCTCGATGTCCTTGACGCAGTCGCAGCCGGCGTCGTACGCCCGGATGGCCTTGCCCTCGTAGGCGCGGGACAGGCCGGCGGAGCGCAGCGCGCCGCCGGACGTCGGCACGATCAGGTCGGTGATCTCCTGGCTACGGGCGCTGGCCTGGCCGAAGTTGAGCACCGTGTAGCCGTCGGCGGCGGTGACCTTGCCGCCCGGTGCCACGGTGACGTCGGCCGCATCGAGCTGGCGCAGCCCGCCGGCGTCGCCGGCCGATACGGCGCCGGTGCCCGGGTCGCTGACCAGGAAGACGAGCGGGCCGGTCGTCGGGTCGCCCTGGGTGGCGACGGAGAGGGCGTACTCGGTGGAGCCGGGCAGCTGCTTGACCGAGGCGGTCTGGATGGCGACGACGGCGTCTTCCTTGGTGCCGCGGTGGCCGTCGCCGAAGTTCGTGAAGGCGGTGCTCGCCGTGTAGAGCACCGGGACCACCTGGAACGCGATCAGGAAGAGCGTGCCGGGGACCAGGTACTTCGCCGGGATGTGCCGGCGGGTCAGGTAGAGGTAGAAGAGCCCGGCGGTGGTGGCGGCCAGCACGGCCAGCCCGGTCCACTTCTCCGCCTCGATGAGCGGGAAGGCCGCCCAGATCGCGATCCCGGCGGTCAGGCCGAGCAGGGCCACCTTGACGAGCAGACCGGTCATGGTGGTCGGCGCGTGGTGTCGCGCGGTGCGGGATTTGCCCGGCAGCCCGGGGCCGACGGGCTCCCGGCCCGGGGGCTGCGTGGCAGCCCCCGGGCCGGACAGCGACGTGCTCATTACTTGATCTGGCCGGAGATGGTCTTGCCGGCCGCGGTGATCGTGGTGGCCGGGTCGGCGCCACCGATGATGGCGGCCTCGGCCTTGCCGAACGGGTCCCAGATGGTGGCCATGGCCGGGATCGCCGGGAGCACCTGGCCGTTCTTGCCGGCCTCCTGGAACTTGGCCAGGTCCGGGTCGGTGCCCTTGACCTGGTCGAGGGCGGCGGTCAGCGCCGGCGGGCGGGCCTCGGCGTTGTAGAGCGCCACGGCCAGCTCGGGGGTGCTGACGTGGTTGGCCACGAACTCCTGGGCCAGGGCCTTGTTCTTGCCCTTGGAGGCCACGTAGAACGCCTGGACGCCCACGAACGGCTGGGCCTCCTTGCCACCGGCGAAGCCGGGGACCGGCGAGATGTCGTACTTGATGTTGGCCTTCTTGGCGTCCGCGACGGCCCACGGGCCGGAGACCAGGTAGGCGCACTTCTTGCCGGTGAAGTTGGCGATCGAGTTCTCGGCGGTGATCGAGCGCTTCAGCGCGCCGTCGCCCTTCTCACCGAGCTTGGCGATCTTCTTGAACGCCTCGATCGACTCCGGCTTGCCCACGCCCAGGTCCTTCGGGTCGTAGTCGCCGTTGGCGGCGGTGCCGAAGAGGTACCCGCCACCGGAGGTGTAGAGCGGGTAGATGTGGTAGGCGTCGCCGTTCTGGCCGGACTGGAGGCAGAGGATCTCGCTGGCCTTCTTCTCGGCCTTGAGCTTCTTGCCGGCTGCGACCAGGTCCTCGATGGTCTTCGGCGCCTCGGGGGCCAGCTCGGTGTTGCGGATCAGCGCCAGGTTCTCCATGGCGTAGGGCACGCCGTAGAGCTGGCCGTTGAACGTGACGGCCTTGACGGCGGTCTCGTTGAAGCCGCTCTTCTGCTCGGCGGCGAGCTGCACGGGGTCGATGGCGCCATTCTGGACGAGGTTGCCGATCCAGTCGTGCGCGCCGACCACCACGTCCGGGCCACTGCCCTGCTGGGAGGCGGTGACGAAGTTGGTCTGGAGGTCCTTGGAGACGGCCTGTACCTCGACCGTGACGCCGTTCTCCTGGCCGAACTTCTCGGCGAACGGCTTGAGGGCGGCGGTGCGCTTGTCGTCGGCCCAGATCACCAGCTTGCCGCCGGTGGCGGCCTTGGTGGATTCCTTCGCGGCCGGCTCGTCGCTGCTGTCGCTGCCGCAGCCCGAGGCGGCGAGGGCCAGTCCGAGGACGGCGACCACACCCGCGGTACGGATGCGCATCGGTACTCCTGTCGTCATGGCGGCCCCGGGGGAAGGGCGATCCGCCAGTGGAAGCTCTGGAAATTTCTTGCCAACCGGCGCCCGGTGTGCTGCGCCGCTGCTCTCGCATGTTGCGGGGACGTTAGCAAGAGGTTGCAGATAATGGAAGGGCTTGCAGAGGCGTACGCAAGAACTTGCCCGTGAGCTACAGTGCGGCCATGCGCGCTCGACTGTCCGACATCGCCCAGCAGGCCGAAGTCAGCGAGGCCACGGTGTCGCGGGTGCTCAACGACCGCCCGGGAGTGGCCCCCGAGACCCGGCAGGCCGTACTGACCGCCCTCGATGTGCTCGGTTACGAGCGTCCGGCCCGGCTGCGCAAGCGCAGCGCCGGCCTGGTGGGTCTGGTGGTCCCCGAACTCGACAACCCGATCTTTCCCGCCTTCGCCCAGGTGATCGAGTCGACCCTGGCGCAGAGCGGCTTCACCCCCGTGCTGTGCACCCAGACAGCCGGCGGGGTCACCGAGGACGAGTACGTCGAGATGCTGCTGGACCGGCAGGTCTCCGGAATCGTCTTCGTCTCCGGCCTGCACGCCGACACCTCCGCCAACCACGACCGCTACCGGGCCCTGATCGCCCGCCCACTGCCCGTCGTGATGATCAACGGATACGCGCCCGGCATCCCCGC
This window harbors:
- a CDS encoding TetR/AcrR family transcriptional regulator; the encoded protein is MHPVPRVSPEHLAARRLQIVDAARRCFLREGFHRTTMQDVIAEAGLSVGAVYRYFPSKADLISAIAEEAVGGAEVVLDELLHREPPLPLVEVLDRALAYVETQTGDDGALRIAVQVWGEAQRDPVLAELVAAKYDSFRRHFEALVRRAQGIGEVPADADPEAVAAALFGLVPGWFLQRLLTGRPDRATYLAGVRTLLAR
- a CDS encoding glycoside hydrolase family 13 protein, which encodes MSLLPHHDGSALYVPEQEPALGETIDVFVRVPAGAGVRQVHVRTTGDGEPRFTEAVVDRTDGGDVWWRVPVEARNPVSNYRFMLTGSRGHRWLNAAGVAPHDVPDNGDFKLVTHAPPPAWARDAVIYQIFPDRFARSAGADGRELPDWAVPCDWDTPVIGRGPETPRQFYGGDLDGVTERLDHLDRLGVNTVYLTPIFPARSNHRYDAASFDTVDPLLGGDAALARLADAVRARGWRLLGDITSNHTGDAHEWFTRAASDGSAPERELYYFDEATADYESWNGVRSLPKLNWGSAELRRRFATADDSLLRRWLRPPYGLDGWRVDVANMTGRRGADAYTHEVAALLREVVVRTRADGLLMAEHGHDHTGDLDRDGWHGTMNYVGFTDPVWSWLRHGDQPVPNFLGTPGGVVRRDADAVLATMNAYRSLISWRSYTHSWQLLGSHDSARIRTVVGDAARQEVAAGLLATMPGTPMIYAGDELGLTGSNGEGSRTPMPWHRPESWDTSTFANYRALVALRRAEPALRHGGLRWLHADADTLVFLREAPTGAVLVLARRAAGAPIRLTGLRPAENLHGGAPALRPDADGTITLPPDGPTFQAWRLP
- a CDS encoding sugar ABC transporter permease; this translates as MVAVLAVAFSLFPILFVLSAAINPLGTLSSTELLPTGASLENFTNLFDRTAFGWWFFNSLLIAGVSAFVSVFLSALAAYAFSRMRFSGRRVGLLSLLLIQMFPQFLAIVAIFLIFTTVTDLWPAIGFNTPWGLLLLYLGGALGVNTWLMKGFFDTLPRELDESATMDGATHAQVFFRIMLPLVAPILAVTGLLAFIGTINEFLMANVFLTNSESKTLAVGMFGLVAGERNNNFGIFAAGTLLTAIPTVLVFQMVQRYIVSGLTAGAVKG
- a CDS encoding ABC transporter permease subunit; this encodes MSTSLSGPGAATQPPGREPVGPGLPGKSRTARHHAPTTMTGLLVKVALLGLTAGIAIWAAFPLIEAEKWTGLAVLAATTAGLFYLYLTRRHIPAKYLVPGTLFLIAFQVVPVLYTASTAFTNFGDGHRGTKEDAVVAIQTASVKQLPGSTEYALSVATQGDPTTGPLVFLVSDPGTGAVSAGDAGGLRQLDAADVTVAPGGKVTAADGYTVLNFGQASARSQEITDLIVPTSGGALRSAGLSRAYEGKAIRAYDAGCDCVKDIETGRTWTADEETGAFVAADGERLAQGWKVTVGLKNFSRVLTDPAISGPFFGTLLWNFAFAVGSTGGTFILGMFIALALHSPRMRGTNLYRVLLILPYAMPSFAMLLVWRDMFNTDFGLINNLFGLGVDWFGQEWSARIAVILVQLWLGYPYMFLVATGALQAIPKELTEASSVDGASPWQSFRAVTLPLLLVALSPLLIASFAYNFNNFNAIYLTTEGGPFPADNPTAGATDLLITYTYRLAFGAQGAQFGLAAAVSIFIFTIVAVVSAVSFRRTRKQEEVYS
- a CDS encoding sugar ABC transporter substrate-binding protein produces the protein MRIRTAGVVAVLGLALAASGCGSDSSDEPAAKESTKAATGGKLVIWADDKRTAALKPFAEKFGQENGVTVEVQAVSKDLQTNFVTASQQGSGPDVVVGAHDWIGNLVQNGAIDPVQLAAEQKSGFNETAVKAVTFNGQLYGVPYAMENLALIRNTELAPEAPKTIEDLVAAGKKLKAEKKASEILCLQSGQNGDAYHIYPLYTSGGGYLFGTAANGDYDPKDLGVGKPESIEAFKKIAKLGEKGDGALKRSITAENSIANFTGKKCAYLVSGPWAVADAKKANIKYDISPVPGFAGGKEAQPFVGVQAFYVASKGKNKALAQEFVANHVSTPELAVALYNAEARPPALTAALDQVKGTDPDLAKFQEAGKNGQVLPAIPAMATIWDPFGKAEAAIIGGADPATTITAAGKTISGQIK